A window of Syntrophales bacterium genomic DNA:
GGCGAATGTTCCCAGGATCACGACGGGCACCGCGATGGTCGGGATCAGGGTCGCCCGCATGTTGCCGAGGAACAGCAACATGACCAGAAAGACCAGGAAGATCGCCTCGAAGAGGGTCTTGACCACCTCGTTGATGGCCACCCGGATGAAGGGAGTGGTGTCGTGGGGATAGACGATCGTGATCCCCGCGGGGAAGAACCGGCTCATCTCCGCCATCTTTTCCCGGACGGCGTTGGCCGTGTCCAGGGCGTTGGCGCCTGCGGCCTGCCGGATGGCGATGCCCGCGGAGGGTTTCCCGTTGAAGGCCCCCGAGATGTCGTAGGCCTCCGTCCCCAGCTCCGTCCAGCCCACGTCCCGGATCCGGACGGTGGAGCCGTCGGGATTGATGCGGATGGGGATGGCGGCGAACTCCTCGGGGGTCTTGAGCATGTTCTGGACGACGATGGAGGCGTTCAGGCGCTGGCCCTTCACCGCCGGCGCCCCGCCGAACTGCCCGGCGGAGACCTCCACGTTATAGGCCTTCAGGGCCGCGAGCACATCCGCCATCGTCAGGCTGTAATCCCTCAATTTGTTGGGATCGACCCAGACGCGCATGGCGTAGCCGCTGCCGAAGATCTGCACCTCGCCCACGCCGGGCACCCGCGCCAGGACCTTCTCCAGGTTGGAGACGGCGAAGTCCCGCAGGTCGTTGCCGTCCATGCTTCCGTCTTCCGAGATCAGGCCGATGACCATCAGGTAGTTCCGGGTGGATTTGCTGACCTGGACCCCCTGGTTCTTGACCACGTCGGGCAGGCTCGACATGGCGAGCTGCAGCTTGTTCTGCACTTGGGCCCAGGCGAGATCCGGATCGGTCCCCGCCTCGAAGGTCAACTCCAGGCGGGAGGATCCCGAGGAATCGCTGGTGGCGGACATGTAGAGCAGCTTCTCGAAGCCCGTCATCTTCTGCTCGATGATCTGGGTGACGCTGTTCTCCACGGTCTCCGCCGAGGCCCCGGGGTAGTAGGCGCTGATGGCGATGGAGGGCGGCGCGATGAGGGGATACTGGGAGATGGGCAGGTTGTAGATCGCAAGCCCCCCCGCCGCCATGATGATGATGGCGATGACCCACGCGAAGACCGGACGGTCCAGGAAGAATTTCGACAGCATCGCCGGTCACCGCCCGCTCTTGTCCGCCGTCGGTGCGGCTGCGTCTTTTGCCTTCCCGGCGTTGTTTTCGTCCTCGGCGACGAAGGGGACCGTCTTCACGGTGGCGCCGGGCCGTGCCTTCTGCATGCCCTCGACGACGACCTTCTCGCCCGCCGCCAGGCCGGAGGCGACAAGCCACTGGTCGCCGATGGCGCGGTCCGTCGTGATCATCCGCTGCTGGACTTTCCCTTCCTTATCCACGACCAGGACGAGCGGGTTTCCCTTGGGATCCCGTGACACTCCCTGCTGGGGGACGAGGATGGCCTGCCTGCGTACGCCTTCCTGCACCACCGCCCGGACGTACATGCCCGGCAGGAGGATCCCCTTCGGATTGGGAAAGACCGCCCGCAGGACGACCGAGCCGGTCGTCGGATCGACCGTGACGTCCCGGAACTGGAGGGTTCCCTCCAGGGGATAGGGCCTGCCGTCATCCAGGATGAGCCGCACCTTTCTCTGTCCGGCCCCGTTCGGGTCCAGGCGGCCCTCCTCGGTGCTCCGCCGCAGCCGCAGGAGTTCGGCTGTCGACTGGGGCACATCCACGTACATGGGATCCAGCCGCTGAATGGTGGCCAGGGCCGCCGGCTGCTGGGCCGAGACGAGGGCGCCCTCGGTGACGCTGGATCGTCCGATGCGGCCCGAGATGGGTGCCGTGACGGAGGTGTATTTCAGGTTGATCCGGGCGTTTTCGACCGTGGCTTTCCAGTACTGGACGTCCGCCTCCGCCTGTTTCAGGGCGGCCGAGGCGTCGTCGTAATCCTGCTGGCTGACGGCCTTGTCGGCCAGGAGTTCCTTCACGCGTTCGGCCCGTAAGCGAATCGCCGGCAGGTTGGCCTCGGATCGGGCCAGGGCGGCCCGGGCGTTGTCGAAGGCGGCCTGATACGTCGCCGGGTCGATCCGGTAGAGAACCTGTCCCGCCTTGACGTCGGCACCTTCCGTGAACAGCCGCTTCTGGACGATGCCTCCCACCTGGGGCCGCACCTCGGCGATCTGATGGGCGGATGTCCGGCCGGCCAGTTCCGTCGTGGTGGCCACCACCCGGGGCTGGATCGTCACGACGGCTACCTCGGGCGGTCCGCCCTGCGGAGGCCCTCCCGCCGTCTGCTGCCCGCATCCGGCGGCGATCAGTACCCCCAGGAAGATTCCCACGACGGCTTTGTATCCGGCTCTTTTGAAAATCTGCATGCCACACCTCGATGTCGTTACTCGCAAATCCCTCACCGCCCGCTTCCGGGCACGGAATGCATTGCTGAAAGACCTTCCGGAGACATATTCACGGAATGAATGTTCATTCTTTCCAGCATAAAAACCAGGGACAGATCTTCGCACCGCCTGCCCCGGCTTTCGTTACCTCTTCAACGCGTCCCAGCATGCCTCCGCGATTCTTTCGGTCAGGTCGTCATCCATTTCGATGAACCCGTTCAACTGGTCCTGGATCAGGCCGAACAGGGGACCGAAGGCCAAGGAAAAGATCACCAGAACGGGCAGATTCTTCAGGATCTGCTGCTCGACCCCCTCCTCGAAAAGGTCCCGGATGGGGTCCTGTTCTTCCGGCTTGTTCAAGAGCCTGTCACGGTGCTGGGCCACACCGTAGGGGGAGTTGTGATACTGCTCCAGGTACCGGAAATGGAGAGGGTTGGCGATCAGGTACCGGAACAGCGCTTTCCATAAATGAAAAAAACGCTCCCGGGCGGGCCTTTCGGCCGGGTGATCCGCCAGGAGGGTAGCCATGAGCTTTGCTTTCAACTCCTCGAAGAGCTGCCGGATCAGGGCTTCTTTCGTCTCGAAATAGCGATAGATTGTCCCCGCTCCCACTCCCGCCTTTTCGGCGATCATGGCCATGGGCGCCCCGTGGAAGCCGCGCTCGGCGATCAGCTCCAGGGCGGCTTCAAGAATTTCGTCTCGTTTGGTGGGTGCTTTCAAACGCCGGGTGCTCCTTGCCGGTGGTGCGGAATGAACGTTCGCTCCGTTTAAAGGGGCATGGCTATAAAGTCAAGGTTTTTTTGTCAGGGATTCGAAAAGGACCCTTCCACGCGGAAGATTTTTTGACCTCTCCGGCGACGGGGATTCTTTACGGTGCCGCCAGTTTCATGCCCAGGGCCCGGGCCTCCTTCATCACCTTTTCGTCGGCACGGATCTTCCCGGCCTCCATGGCGCTGCCATAGACCATTCCGACGAGATTCGCCTCCACATAGGCGTAGGCGTCCTGGAATGCCCGCAGGGCGTTGACGGCTCCGGAATCGAAGGGATCTTCACCCCCGTAGGCCATGGCCACGGCGATCCGCTTTCCCCGGAAGGGGTCCTTCCCGTAGGCGGGCAGGGCGAAGCAACGGTCCATCCAGAGCTTGGTCTGGGCGGTCATGGTGAACCAGTAGACGGGGCTGGCGATAACCCAGGCATCGGCGGCCAGGAGCTTTGGGTAGATCGCCTGCATGTCGTCGTCGATGGCGCAGCGCTTTGCGTTCTTCTTCTGGCAGGCCATGCAGCCCTGGCAGGGGGAAATTTTCTGACCGTGGAGGTACACCGTCTCCACCTCCGCCCCCTTCGACGCGGCCCCCCGGGCGATCTCGGCGGCGAGGATCGCCGTGTTTCCCTTCTTCCGGGGGCTGCCCAGAAGCACCAGCACCTTTTTTCCCGTTTCATTCGTCCTCATTGGATATTTCTCCTTGTCCTTCCTTTGTTTTTCCCTGGGTCGCGAATCCCGGCACGTCCGGATTTCTCCGGGAGGCGGGCCTCCGGTCCCGACGGCCGCCGATCCCTTCCGGACAGGGGAGTCTTCCCCGGACGCCGCCATGCGGCGCAGCTCCCGGCGCAGGATTTTACCCATGGGATTGCGCGGCAGGCACTCGACGATGGTTACTCGGAGGGGCCGCTTGTGCGGGGAGAGGTGGTCCCGGCAGTGCCGGAGGAGGCTTTCCTCCGTGGCGGACTCGCCTTCCCGGAGCTCCACGTAGACGACGGCCTCTTCCCCGACGACCGGATCGGGCATGCCCACGGCCACGGCATCCCGGACGGCCGGATG
This region includes:
- a CDS encoding efflux RND transporter periplasmic adaptor subunit yields the protein MQIFKRAGYKAVVGIFLGVLIAAGCGQQTAGGPPQGGPPEVAVVTIQPRVVATTTELAGRTSAHQIAEVRPQVGGIVQKRLFTEGADVKAGQVLYRIDPATYQAAFDNARAALARSEANLPAIRLRAERVKELLADKAVSQQDYDDASAALKQAEADVQYWKATVENARINLKYTSVTAPISGRIGRSSVTEGALVSAQQPAALATIQRLDPMYVDVPQSTAELLRLRRSTEEGRLDPNGAGQRKVRLILDDGRPYPLEGTLQFRDVTVDPTTGSVVLRAVFPNPKGILLPGMYVRAVVQEGVRRQAILVPQQGVSRDPKGNPLVLVVDKEGKVQQRMITTDRAIGDQWLVASGLAAGEKVVVEGMQKARPGATVKTVPFVAEDENNAGKAKDAAAPTADKSGR
- a CDS encoding TetR/AcrR family transcriptional regulator; its protein translation is MKAPTKRDEILEAALELIAERGFHGAPMAMIAEKAGVGAGTIYRYFETKEALIRQLFEELKAKLMATLLADHPAERPARERFFHLWKALFRYLIANPLHFRYLEQYHNSPYGVAQHRDRLLNKPEEQDPIRDLFEEGVEQQILKNLPVLVIFSLAFGPLFGLIQDQLNGFIEMDDDLTERIAEACWDALKR